The genomic region GATGCAGGGGGCGATGGAGAAGATCCGGTCGTCGGCGGAGGGCACGAGCGCCATCATCCGGGACATCAACGAGATCGCCTTCCAGACCAACCTGCTGGCGCTGAACGCGGCGGTGGAGGCGGCGCGGGCGGGCGAGGCGGGGCGGGGCTTCGCGGTGGTGGCGGAGGAGGTGCGGAGCCTGGCGATGCGGAGCAAGGACGCGGCGCAGAAGACGGAGGCGCTCATCCAGCAGTCGGTGAAGCAGGCGGCGGAGGGGGCGCAGACGTCGAAGCACGTGGCGGCGAAGCTCTCGGAGATCGTGGGGTCGATCGGGAAGGTGACCGAGATCGTCGCGGAGATCACGGCGGCGGCGAAGGAGCAGTCGAGCGGGATCGAGCAGCTCAACAAGGCCGTGTCGGAGATGGACAAGGTGACGCAGCAGAACGCGGCCAGCTCCGAGGAGTCGTCCTCGGCGGCGAGCGAGCTCTCCGGCCAGTCGGAGGAGCTCGCGGCCATGGTGGGCGCGTTCCGGCTGACCGGGCTGCAGGCCCACTACGCCGTGGCGCCGGTGCGCCGCGCCGCGCCCGCCCGCTCCCTGGCGGCGGCTGCGCCCCGGGCCGTCCCGCCGCGCGCCTCCGAGCCGCAGCCCAACGTCGATCCCTGGAAGAAGCCGCTCGCGCCGTCGAGCATCCCGGTGAACCCCGAGGAGGTCATCCCGCTCGAGAGCGAGCCTTTCGAGAAGCTGTTCTGAGCGGGAGCGATCCCCTCGCGTGAGAGGCGCGCGCCGACCGGGCTCCCGGCCGGCGCGCGCTCGCTTCCGGGCTCCTGCGCTCGCCGCTCCGCGAGGCGGCGGACGCCCCGCCGGGCGGTTGCCCGGGCGGGGCCACCTCCCTTAACGTCTCGGCGGGCCACGGGTCCTGCAGCTGGGCCGTCGGGCCCGACGTGTGCCCGCCGGCCTACCCTGGAGAGGCGAGTCCATCATGAGCAAACGATACCTTCCAGCGGCGGCCCTCCTGCTCCTCCTCGGCGCCTGCGCGACCACCACGCGCACCACCCGCACCTACTACGGCGAGGCGCCCCCGCCCCGGCGCGGCCAGGTGGCCTGGGTCCGAGAGACGGTCGAGCAGCAGCAGGGCAACCCGGCGGGCGGCGCCGCGGCCGGCGCGGTGATCGGCGGCCTCCTCGGGCACGGCATCTTCGGCCACTCCGGCGGCACGCTGTTCGGCGCCGTGGGTGGGGCGGCGGTCGGCGCGGCGGCCAGCCAGGACGGCCCCGAGCTCCGCTCCTACCAGGTCGCGGTCCGCTTCGAGGATGGCGACCAGCGGGTCTACCTCTACCGGAACCACTGCCCCTTCCGCCCCGGCGACGCGGTGGTCTGGACGCCCGCCGGGCTCGCGCTCACGCGGCCGCGGAGCGCCGCGACGCCCCCGCCGCCCACCTCGGCGCCTCCCGGCGAGGCCTACCCGCCCGCGCCCGACTACGCCCCGCCGCCGCCGCCCGGCCAGCCCTAGCCTCACGTCTCACCCCCTCCCTTTCCCTCCCCCGCTCCGCGGGAGAGGGGAAGAGTTCCCTTCCTGCTGCGCGAGCAGCAGAAGCCTCCCTTCCTATCGCGCGAGCAGCAGAAGCCTCCCTTCCTGCTGCGCGGAGAGGCGAAGGGAAGCTCTCCCTCCCCGCCTGGCGGGGAGGGCCGGGGAGGGGGCACCGGCGCGATCTGCGGCGCCGGTTGCGGACGGGCCCGGATTCTGCCATCTCAGCGGGCCCTCCCCCGCACCCGTCCCGGCCCCGGCCGCGGCGCGCGGGGCGGAAGAGCCCGCGATGCCCCACGACAACCCGACCCGCTACGCCATCGACTTCGGCACGAGCAACTCGCTCCTCGCGGCCGCCTCCGCGGACCGCGTCTTCGACCCGGTGCCGCTCGATCCGCTGGCCGGCGATCCGACCGTCCTCCGCAGCATCCTCGCCTTCCCCGACGCCGGCGGCCTCTTCGTGGGCGAGGCGGCGCTCCAGGCCTTCCGGGACAGCCAGGGCGAGGCGCGGCTCCTCCGCTCGATCAAGCGCCACCTGGGCGCGCGCTCCTTCCGGGGCACGCTCATCCGCAACCGGCTGGTCACCCCGGAGGAGCTGGTGGGGGCCTTCCTGCGGCAGGTCCGGGAGCGGGCCGACGCGCACTTCGGGGTGGAGGTCCGGCGCGCGCTCCTCGGGCGCCCGGTCCACTTCGACGGCGAGGACGACGCCTTCGCCGAGGCCCGGCTCCGCAAGGCGGCGGAGCTGGCCGGCTTCGAGGACGTCCTGTTCCTGCCAGAGCCGGTGGCGGCGGCGCGCACCTTCGGGGCGGCGGCCCGCCGGGAGGAGCTCGCGCTCATCGGCGACTTCGGCGGCGGCACCTCGGACTACACCGTCCTGCGCGTCGGGCCGCGGCCGCTCGAGCGGAGCGACGTGCTCGCGGTGGGCGGCGTGGCGGTGGCGGGCGACGCCCTCGACGCGGCGCTGATGCGGTCGCAGGTGGCCCGCCACTTCGGCGCGGAGGTCCGCTACCGGGCGCCCTTCGGCGCGAACGTGCTGCAGATGCCGCAGGGCGTGATCTCGCTGCTCTGCTCGCCGGCGCACCTCTCCATGCTGCAGCGCCGCGACGTCGCGTCCTTCCTGGCGGACGTGCGCCGCTGGTCCCTCTCCGAGGACGACCGGGCCCGCATGGACCAGCTCACCGTGCTCGTGGACGACGGGCAGGGCTTCCAGCTCTTCGAGGCCATCGAGCAGGCCAAGCGCCGGCTCTCCGAGGCGCAGCAGGCGGAGGTCCGCTTCTCGTACCCGGGCATCGAGGTGCGCGAGCGGGTGACGCGGGCCGGCTTCGAGGCGGCGAGCCGTCGCGA from Anaeromyxobacter paludicola harbors:
- a CDS encoding Hsp70 family protein yields the protein MPHDNPTRYAIDFGTSNSLLAAASADRVFDPVPLDPLAGDPTVLRSILAFPDAGGLFVGEAALQAFRDSQGEARLLRSIKRHLGARSFRGTLIRNRLVTPEELVGAFLRQVRERADAHFGVEVRRALLGRPVHFDGEDDAFAEARLRKAAELAGFEDVLFLPEPVAAARTFGAAARREELALIGDFGGGTSDYTVLRVGPRPLERSDVLAVGGVAVAGDALDAALMRSQVARHFGAEVRYRAPFGANVLQMPQGVISLLCSPAHLSMLQRRDVASFLADVRRWSLSEDDRARMDQLTVLVDDGQGFQLFEAIEQAKRRLSEAQQAEVRFSYPGIEVRERVTRAGFEAASRREVDAIVACLEETVRAAGVPLEEITTVCCTGGTAKVPRIAAELRARLPSARMEQFKNFHSVVQGLAVAAQAAERGEA